AAACTTCTTTCAGGTGTCCCTGTTGATGCCTCTGCTGCTCCAGTAGTAGTTGTGATGGCCTCCACCCCTGCACCTGCCTCAGCAGAGGGAGATATAATTTCTCTGGATGTTCCCACTTCTGATGCCACACCACTTGTTGTGTCTGTGCAGCCAGTTGATGCAGCTGCAGACACAGAAGAAGGAGAAGCAGCTGTTAATGCAGATGCAGAGGCAGTACAGGTTGCCTCAGTGGTCCCTGCCGTGGCTGATGCAGAAGTTGTTCCAGAGGAACAAGATCTACCCAACACTGTTGCCCCAGCTTTGGAAGCAGATGTTGCAGAAGGAGATGAGATCACTGCTGCTCCGGTAGCCCCTGCAGCTGAAGAAGCAGATACTGATGCAGCTGCTTCAGTTGCCCCTGTTGcagaagcagaagaaactgCAGTAGAGGTTGTTACCACTGTCACAGTTGCTCCTGTGGCAGAAGTTGAGCCAGAAGctaatgttgctgttgttgataCTGCTATTACTGCTGTGGATGCTGAGGCTGATGTTGCTTCAGATGCCGAAGTTGCTGCTGTGGATGCTGAGGCGGATGTTGCTTCAGATGCTGAAGTTGCTGCTGTGGATGCTGAGGCTGATATTGCTCCAGAGGCTGAAGTTGCTGCTGTGGATGCTGAGGCTGATGTTGCTTCTGAGGCTGTGGTTGCTGCTGAGGCGGAAGTAGCTACTGTGGATGCTGAGGCTGATGTTGCTTCTGAGGCTGAAGTTGCTACTGAGACTGAAGTTGCTACTGAGGTTGATGTTGCTACTGTGGATGACAGCGTGAATGCTGATGTTGCTGCTATCGATACTGCTGTTGCTGCTATGGATGCTGATGTAGCTGCTACCGCTGCAGGGGTTGTGCAAGCTGAAACAGAAGCACCTGTTGATAACATTGTTGTTCCTCCTGCTACCCAGACCACAGCTGTTGAAGAGGCAGCACCAGCTGATGCTGAAATACTGGACGCTGAGAATGAAGCTGCAGCCACGgtagctgcagcagctgctgaaggTGAGTATTTGCTATAAACTATGTGCACATTATATAAAAAGACGGCTATTGTAATAAAGCACTATGataactttttatattttgcagaGCAAGCAGCTGGTGAGGAAGAGGTAGCTCCAGCTGAAAGTGAGGTTCAAGCAGAGGTTGAAACAGAAACAGCCCAGGTTGCCCTGGTTGTGGCCAAAAGACAAGCACCAGAGATGACACCTGACTGCATGGTGTACCGTTATGGCTCCCTCGCCACCTCTGTAGAAGTTGTCCGTAAGTtaacttttttgtaattaattcaCATTATACCTGTCCATAATATATgacatatttgaaaatgtatgattGGTGTTCCTTGTCTTTCTTCATACATCTTTTAACTCTGCAGAGGGTATTGAAAGTGTAGAGATTGTGGAGGTGTCCAATGTTGTATCAGTCGAGACTGAGTTGGATCAAAATGCTGTGGACGTCACTGTTACTTGTCAGGGCAGGTAAGAAGTAGGGCTATTGTTGATTTAGTTAAGACATATTGTtcttatttgaatttaattcaaATCACTCATTGCAGTACATTGTCCAGAAGGTCATATTTTGAACTGCTGGTCTGGAAATAGACATAAATTGGCTCCATCTGTAGGACAGATAGCACAGGGGTCACTGAGGATCACTTACTACTGCATTAGCTGCTGGTTTCCCCACAATGAAATATAACGTGTATTTAgtttaattatatattacatGCACCACCAAAATCAAGCTTTGTTTTATGATACGGACTCAtagttctgtttttcttcagtcTGCCAAGAGAGGTCTGTACAGTCATTTCTGATGCTGACTGTATCACACCAGTAGAAACCATCTGTACTGCAGCCACACCTTCTCCAGACTGTCAAATGGTCCTTCGTCAGTTCTTCAATGAGTCTGGGGTATTTTGCATCAATGTCTCTTTGACTAATGATGTCAGTCTTGCTGTGACAAGTGCTAGAGTCAGTGTAACAGTAGGTGAGTggacaaaaatattattaataagaaataaataatctaTAGGTTACTCTTTCTCATTGATATGTTACGCTTCAATTGCAGGCTCCAGTGGTTCACCAGCAGGAGCTGCCACTATAGTCCTGGGTGTTATGGTGCTTGCCTGTGTGGTCTGTTGTGTTGGTTTGATGTACAGGTGAGTACCAAACCTACTGGAAATGAATCTGGGGTCATTGAAGAACAATGGTTATACAAAACtatccatccatttattatctTAAAATCTTAAACAGGGTCATGATGCCTGGTGCCTATCCAAGGTGTTACTGGTtgaggtcaccagtctatctcagggccaagacagagatacacacacagaaagaaagacaaccattcactctTACACCTACGAAgtatttaaattcacatttaccACTAagctaaataaatgtatgtgctatattttattgctgtttatCAACACTCtaaaaaaaatagtgttttgactcaacaaaaaaaatttgtgtttgCGTCAAACTTTTTGAGTTATGATAATGTCTGGTGAAATTAAGATGAAGCAACAAACTACATTGCGTTGAGAGAATTACCATTTTTGCttgaaataaatgcaattttctTTACCACGCACTTAACTACTGGTGTTATGAACACATCTTTTTAAGTCAACAACTCATGAATATTTAGTTGCTTCAAATAGCTCTAATCTACTTTTTATAAGAAACTTTCAAGTCACATGTACTTAATTACTACAagtacaaacacatattttttaaagtttaccaGCAGATAAAACTTGAGTTGGTCCAAATAGAGTTTTGgtataatgtttttaatataattttggtttagtttttttttgcatactaTATATCACATGTGAATTTATTCAACAATAGAATTGTTAGGCACTTTTGATATTCTGATATCAGTAACATATTCAgtattaaacaaacataaatggaaaataaatgctAAACATAAAGCTATATATCATTTTATTACAGTTACATGATTAACATACCCTATATACAACCACAGTGccaaatgtaaacataaaatacaattcgcatattaaaacaactgtgaaatATTTGTAAACAATCTGAGGAATTAATTTATTGTCTCTTAACAGCCAAAGCCCAGTTACTGacaatgaaactttttttaagaTTCTATCCCTACTTTGTATTTGTAGCTACATGGCAATGCAAAATTTTACAAATTCAAAAATTACTATTTCTGCTAATTTACCTGTGACAGCAAATTTGTGAACTGAAATATTGATATCTTGATCAtcatatttgctgctttgtataTGATATATCTGGAGGAAGCTTTGTCTTAACTGAACAAAACAATCTCAAATTCTATCCTACGTTCCTTTTCCTGTAACATCAGTTTCTTAGCCTCTTCAGTAGACTTCATCTTCTGAGAAAACTATGATAGTGCCGTAGAACACAAAGAATCTTCAGAACCTGCTGCACTTTAGACAGATTACTTTTGCACTGGCTTACAGTCCATCAAGCTCAAGGAACAGGTTATGAGAAACACTTCAACAATGTATTTAAGTTCTTTGGCATAGCTCAACTTCAGAGCATATATTATGCCAATCAGCAAAGCACAGCACCTTGGGAAATTGAATTTTCCAGAACTTTAGTTCTGGTAGCTGTCTTATGGTGATATCCTGTGGTGGGCTGGTCAATTATGATGGCGATTTTCATCACTTGCATGCCAAGGTCTGCTTCAAACTCTTCCATGTcattgtaaaaagaaacaaatgaagtTAGCTTGTTAAAAATTATGACTTGGGTAATTAATAATGCGTTTTCTCTGTCACtctaaatgacaaatgtttcaaataatGTGGTGGCCTGAAACCAccatatacaaacacatacacatctggctaaattgaaagaaaatactttatttgaaataaCTTGAAATGATTTGCCCttaatttcacaaaaacaataatgtaaaaacagatgAGGTTTACTTTATTTGTTAGTATCATCTGCCCAGCCTAGTAGTTGTCATTGTACTTTCTTTATAGCTGTTTTTAGTTGACTTTGTTGTTATGTCTCGATGTCTATCATACAATAAATCAGTTAAGAAGGGGCCAATATGAGTATTAATATAAGTATTTGAATGAACACAGAGTGCAAGGagcattttgtgtctttcaatGTGGATTAAATTTTTGCTAGATCTTGTGATAACTTATATCTAACTCCTTAAAAAAAAGGTCTTCCTCTCTCCATGATGCACGATAAAACAGTGCATGGCTACCTCTTGGGGCATTTTGTTACCTGGTGTTGTCCTTTATCGATCAGTCCACTAGAGCTATAGGCTATATGTCCAACTCTTCCTACTCTAATAACATTTTCCCTGTATAATGTTTCTATTGTCATGTACagtatcttttttcttttttttttttctttgtgatgaGTGAAATGTCCTTATTTGTCTCACCTGCTCCACATATTTAAGCAGGCGCTTCAAGCAGTACCAGCCTCTTAGAGAGGACCATGATGACAATAATGGAGAAAGATCAGCAGTAACATCAGTGCCTTTGCTGTTGTGGAGTTTGCTGAGCCGACAGTCACCAGGAGAAAGTCGTCCACTGCTTCAAGGGAGGATTGTGTGAATATTGTCATCACCTCACATGCTCAACATTTACAACATGTGATAAATTTTAGACATAAAAACCTGTAGCAATGCTTTAGCACCCAGTCTGTGTATTTAACCAGAGGCAATTGTTTGAACCAGTCCCATTTATAGCAACATGGTTCAGAAAGGAGAAAAgcatgtaataaaaatgttgagaagtgatatttattttgacttacagtatttttattgttgGTACTGATAGCTTATAATTTGTTACTTACTTATACTAAGCAATTTGGAAATCTAAACAAGGCAATTGAAtgtttgtatgtaatgtaatttaaatcacTTACATAACAGAACATAATCATGTTTGCTGCCCCgaaatgaataaaactgaacttTATTATCAGGTTGCATTCCTGTTGAGTGTGTGCCCTAGTCTGGCCACCCCAATAAAAAAATCTAGATCAGCATTTGCTGTCAACAGGTAGATAGTTTCAGAGAAAAAATCTTCTGGAACATAAAAACCATATGAAATGGCAGAGAAAGTTAACAACTTGCTTATAAAGATACTgaaacatttagcagctaaagagacTTATGTTTCCCTCTGGGCTGGTGTTGCTGTGCTGCAGTAGGTATCACTTGTCAGCTCACAACAAGGAGCTTCTGGGCTTGAACACAATAGCAGGGTGCTTTTTCTGTGTTGGGAACTGCATGGTTTCCTTTCACTGTTGGTCTCTATTTACACACCAAATTTCCAAATTAATGCTCCATTACAGCAATTACCAAGCAAAGCCCTTAATCATTCTTGCCCATTAGCATCTCTTGATGACGTGCACTAAATAATGTTCAGCTATCTCTGTTCACTCCGGACgtgcaaacaaaaatcaatgcAACAGTTCTGCTGGAAGGCCATTATTAGTCACAGATGatctctttgttggccctgacTGCCCTCCTGGATCTTACAAGCCCTGCAGCTTTTCATGGGTCACAACATCCTGACCCCTTCTCCCAGTCATAGCAAACACCCATTACTAGCTGCAATTAAAAGAGAggtttccatttttctttgtcacatGACAAGCTCTTTTTTCTGACTACCTACAGA
This genomic interval from Channa argus isolate prfri chromosome 5, Channa argus male v1.0, whole genome shotgun sequence contains the following:
- the pmela gene encoding premelanosome protein a isoform X1, whose amino-acid sequence is MRTLTLVLLLSAFMTANTSEQKSQFTRYPSWNSRIYPVWKEGDPRFRNCWFGGEVTFDLKNDGPTLIGARTTFTIKLNFPPNQTVQSDGQVVWARNCTINGQHYRKGQAVYPKQDAESKGVFPDGKPFTRTKDKKPHYVFVWKTWGRYWQVADGPSSSLTIGTDNVPLGSYNMEVVIYHCRGKNKFIPLGYASSVFTITDQVPFTISLAQVNDVNEDDQNFIQNRAIAFSIKLHDPSQYLNNADINFSWDFGDNSGTLISRDLTVTHTYLYVGTFRPQVVLTASIPNGCENPTASVPVDASAAPVVVVMASTPAPASAEGDIISLDVPTSDATPLVVSVQPVDAAADTEEGEAAVNADAEAVQVASVVPAVADAEVVPEEQDLPNTVAPALEADVAEGDEITAAPVAPAAEEADTDAAASVAPVAEAEETAVEVVTTVTVAPVAEVEPEANVAVVDTAITAVDAEADVASDAEVAAVDAEADVASDAEVAAVDAEADIAPEAEVAAVDAEADVASEAVVAAEAEVATVDAEADVASEAEVATETEVATEVDVATVDDSVNADVAAIDTAVAAMDADVAATAAGVVQAETEAPVDNIVVPPATQTTAVEEAAPADAEILDAENEAAATVAAAAAEEQAAGEEEVAPAESEVQAEVETETAQVALVVAKRQAPEMTPDCMVYRYGSLATSVEVVQGIESVEIVEVSNVVSVETELDQNAVDVTVTCQGSLPREVCTVISDADCITPVETICTAATPSPDCQMVLRQFFNESGVFCINVSLTNDVSLAVTSARVSVTVGSSGSPAGAATIVLGVMVLACVVCCVGLMYSRRFKQYQPLREDHDDNNGERSAVTSVPLLLWSLLSRQSPGESRPLLQGRIV
- the pmela gene encoding premelanosome protein a isoform X2 encodes the protein MRTLTLVLLLSAFMTANTSEQKSQFTRYPSWNSRIYPVWKEGDPRFRNCWFGGEVTFDLKNDGPTLIGARTTFTIKLNFPPNQTVQSDGQVVWARNCTINGQHYRKGQAVYPKQDAESKGVFPDGKPFTRTKDKKPHYVFVWKTWGRYWQVADGPSSSLTIGTDNVPLGSYNMEVVIYHCRGKNKFIPLGYASSVFTITDQVPFTISLAQVNDVNEDDQNFIQNRAIAFSIKLHDPSQYLNNADINFSWDFGDNSGTLISRDLTVTHTYLYVGTFRPQVVLTASIPNGCENPTASVPVDASAAPVVVVMASTPAPASAEGDIISLDVPTSDATPLVVSVQPVDAAADTEEGEAAVNADAEAVQVASVVPAVADAEVVPEEQDLPNTVAPALEADVAEGDEITAAPVAPAAEEADTDAAASVAPVAEAEETAVEVVTTVTVAPVAEVEPEANVAVVDTAITAVDAEADVASDAEVAAVDAEADVASDAEVAAVDAEADIAPEAEVAAVDAEADVASEAVVAAEAEVATVDAEADVASEAEVATETEVATEVDVATVDDSVNADVAAIDTAVAAMDADVAATAAGVVQAETEAPVDNIVVPPATQTTAVEEAAPADAEILDAENEAAATVAAAAAEEQAAGEEEVAPAESEVQAEVETETAQVALVVAKRQAPEMTPDCMVYRYGSLATSVEVVQGIESVEIVEVSNVVSVETELDQNAVDVTVTCQGSLPREVCTVISDADCITPVETICTAATPSPDCQMVLRQFFNESGVFCINVSLTNDVSLAVTSARVSVTVGSSGSPAGAATIVLGVMVLACVVCCVGLMYRRFKQYQPLREDHDDNNGERSAVTSVPLLLWSLLSRQSPGESRPLLQGRIV
- the pmela gene encoding premelanosome protein a isoform X3, producing the protein MRTLTLVLLLSAFMTANTSEQKSQFTRYPSWNSRIYPVWKEGDPRFRNCWFGGEVTFDLKNDGPTLIGARTTFTIKLNFPPNQTVQSDGQVVWARNCTINGQHYRKGQAVYPKQDAESKGVFPDGKPFTRTKDKKPHYVFVWKTWGRYWQVADGPSSSLTIGTDNVPLGSYNMEVVIYHCRGKNKFIPLGYASSVFTITDQVPFTISLAQVNDVNEDDQNFIQNRAIAFSIKLHDPSQYLNNADINFSWDFGDNSGTLISRDLTVTHTYLYVGTFRPQVVLTASIPNGCENPTASVPVDASAAPVVVVMASTPAPASAEGDIISLDVPTSDATPLVVSVQPVDAAADTEEGEAAVNADAEAVQVASVVPAVADAEVVPEEQDLPNTVAPALEADVAEGDEITAAPVAPAAEEADTDAAASVAPVAEAEETAVETTAVEEAAPADAEILDAENEAAATVAAAAAEEQAAGEEEVAPAESEVQAEVETETAQVALVVAKRQAPEMTPDCMVYRYGSLATSVEVVQGIESVEIVEVSNVVSVETELDQNAVDVTVTCQGSLPREVCTVISDADCITPVETICTAATPSPDCQMVLRQFFNESGVFCINVSLTNDVSLAVTSARVSVTVGSSGSPAGAATIVLGVMVLACVVCCVGLMYSRRFKQYQPLREDHDDNNGERSAVTSVPLLLWSLLSRQSPGESRPLLQGRIV